A genomic window from Mesorhizobium sp. 131-2-1 includes:
- a CDS encoding amino acid ABC transporter ATP-binding protein produces MSDASNASPALLEVRDVSKAFGSVAVLRSVSLEVTRGEVVTVIGPSGSGKTTLLRCVNFLESYDSGSIRIDGKEVGYREAGTRQRRGERDLAAMRAETGMVFQGFNLFPHLTAAGNIMLGLTKVRKKSEAEARSIAEHWLGRVGLAHKADSLPAELSGGQQQRVGIARAVAMEPKILLLDEITSALDPELVGEVLAVVRSLAEDGMTMLMVTHEMAFARDASSRIVFMADGGVSAVGPPKEILAAETSNERLRSFLARFRASQF; encoded by the coding sequence ATGTCCGACGCCTCGAACGCCAGTCCCGCGCTGCTCGAAGTCCGCGATGTCTCCAAGGCCTTCGGTTCCGTCGCCGTGCTGCGCTCCGTCAGCCTTGAGGTGACACGCGGCGAGGTGGTGACGGTCATCGGCCCGTCCGGCAGCGGCAAGACCACGCTGCTGCGCTGCGTCAACTTCCTCGAAAGCTACGACAGCGGCTCGATCCGTATCGACGGCAAGGAGGTTGGCTACCGCGAGGCCGGAACGCGCCAGCGCCGCGGCGAGCGCGATCTCGCCGCCATGCGCGCCGAGACCGGCATGGTGTTCCAGGGCTTCAACCTGTTCCCGCATCTGACGGCGGCCGGCAACATCATGCTCGGCCTCACCAAGGTGCGGAAGAAGAGCGAGGCCGAGGCGCGCTCGATCGCCGAGCACTGGCTCGGCCGCGTCGGCCTCGCCCACAAGGCCGACAGCTTGCCGGCCGAGCTTTCCGGCGGCCAGCAGCAGCGCGTCGGCATTGCGCGCGCCGTGGCGATGGAGCCGAAGATCCTGCTTCTCGACGAAATCACCTCGGCGCTCGATCCGGAGCTGGTCGGCGAAGTGCTGGCCGTGGTGCGCAGCCTCGCCGAGGACGGCATGACCATGCTGATGGTGACGCATGAGATGGCCTTCGCCCGCGACGCCTCCAGCCGCATCGTCTTCATGGCCGATGGCGGGGTCAGCGCCGTCGGCCCGCCGAAGGAGATCCTGGCGGCGGAAACCTCCAACGAGCGCCTCCGCAGCTTCCTGGCGCGCTTCCGCGCCTCGCAGTTCTGA
- a CDS encoding RidA family protein has translation MTPYIRLAELGLKLPEPPTPIANFVTHAESGRLIFLSGQGPLRADGTLCTGKVGEDVTVEEAYEHARLTGLNLLAVMHAAAGDLGRIVRVVKLLGFVNATPTFSDHPKVVNGCSDLFANVFDRIGGHARSAIGVGSLPGNITVEIEAVVEIA, from the coding sequence ATGACGCCTTATATCCGGCTCGCCGAACTCGGCCTGAAACTGCCCGAGCCGCCGACGCCCATCGCCAACTTCGTCACCCATGCCGAGAGCGGCCGGCTGATCTTCCTCTCCGGCCAGGGGCCATTGCGCGCCGACGGCACGCTGTGCACCGGCAAGGTGGGCGAGGATGTGACGGTCGAGGAGGCCTACGAGCATGCCCGCCTCACCGGCCTCAACTTGCTCGCCGTCATGCATGCGGCCGCGGGCGACCTCGGCCGCATCGTGCGCGTCGTCAAGCTGCTCGGCTTCGTCAACGCCACGCCGACCTTCAGCGACCACCCGAAAGTGGTCAACGGCTGCTCCGATCTTTTCGCCAACGTCTTTGATAGGATCGGCGGGCACGCCCGCTCGGCCATCGGCGTCGGCTCGCTGCCGGGCAACATCACGGTCGAAATCGAGGCGGTTGTCGAAATCGCCTGA
- a CDS encoding oxidoreductase: MKANSGKTAIVTGASSGIGRASAEALARAGFTVFGTSRRHGSDGPDGVTMLACDVTDVGSVDVLVSTVLSQTGRIDLLVNNAGVGLLGGAEESSVAQVQTLFDVNLFGVMRMTNAVLPSMRRRGGGRIVNIGSILGLVPAPYSAHYSAAKHALEGYSESLDHEVRAFNVRVSVIEPAFVRTVFDQNGIEPDSVLKEYDLARAGVGALLRDVMPKADRPEVVADVVVKAATDARPRRRYTAGKAARQVSMLRRFAPAEMFDKTLRKQFRLPV, encoded by the coding sequence ATGAAAGCGAATTCCGGAAAAACCGCGATCGTGACCGGAGCCTCGTCGGGCATTGGCCGCGCCAGCGCGGAGGCCTTGGCGCGGGCGGGTTTCACTGTCTTTGGGACAAGTCGCCGCCACGGAAGCGACGGCCCGGATGGGGTGACCATGCTGGCCTGCGACGTGACGGACGTTGGCTCGGTCGACGTGCTTGTTTCCACGGTGCTTTCGCAGACCGGCCGGATCGATCTCCTCGTCAACAATGCCGGTGTCGGCCTGCTTGGAGGTGCCGAGGAGTCCTCGGTCGCCCAGGTTCAGACCCTGTTCGACGTCAATCTGTTCGGCGTCATGCGGATGACCAATGCGGTGTTGCCGTCGATGCGGAGGCGTGGCGGAGGGCGCATCGTCAACATCGGCTCGATACTGGGCCTCGTCCCTGCGCCGTATTCAGCCCACTACTCGGCGGCCAAACACGCGCTCGAGGGCTATTCGGAGTCGCTCGATCACGAGGTTCGTGCCTTCAATGTACGCGTTTCGGTGATCGAGCCGGCATTCGTGCGTACCGTCTTCGACCAGAATGGGATCGAGCCGGATTCCGTCTTGAAGGAATACGATCTGGCTCGCGCCGGGGTCGGCGCGCTGCTTCGCGATGTGATGCCCAAAGCCGATCGGCCGGAAGTGGTGGCGGATGTGGTCGTCAAGGCCGCGACCGATGCCCGTCCGCGACGACGCTATACCGCTGGCAAGGCAGCGCGCCAGGTCAGCATGCTGCGCCGCTTCGCCCCCGCGGAGATGTTCGACAAGACCTTGCGCAAGCAGTTTCGCCTACCAGTCTGA
- a CDS encoding amino acid ABC transporter permease, with the protein MLSQILYAVPFLAEGFAVTLWVSLLVVVFSLIAGVALGVGLVYGPVPLRWAVRIFSDTIRGIPILVLMFFVYYGLPAIGLHLQSFWAAVLALTLFKTAQVVEYLRGAVASIPKGQSEAAMAIGLTFRQRLTYVIFPQAFRRFLPPWINGVTDAVKGSALVSLLGITDLMQAINQVIGRTYEAMPLYILGALVYFAVNYALSLASRRLERRFSFIRE; encoded by the coding sequence ATGCTGAGCCAGATCCTCTACGCCGTGCCGTTCCTCGCAGAAGGCTTCGCCGTGACCCTGTGGGTGTCGCTGCTGGTCGTCGTGTTTTCGCTCATCGCCGGCGTCGCGCTCGGTGTCGGCCTGGTCTATGGCCCCGTCCCGCTGCGCTGGGCGGTGCGCATCTTCAGCGACACCATTCGCGGCATCCCGATCCTGGTGCTGATGTTCTTCGTCTACTACGGCCTGCCCGCGATCGGGCTTCATTTGCAGTCCTTCTGGGCCGCGGTGCTGGCGCTGACCCTGTTCAAGACGGCGCAGGTCGTCGAATATCTGCGCGGCGCCGTCGCCTCCATCCCCAAGGGCCAGTCCGAAGCGGCAATGGCGATCGGGCTGACCTTCCGTCAGCGGCTGACCTACGTCATCTTTCCGCAGGCTTTCAGGCGCTTCCTGCCACCCTGGATCAATGGCGTCACCGACGCGGTCAAGGGCAGCGCGCTGGTCTCGCTGCTCGGCATCACCGACCTGATGCAGGCTATCAACCAGGTCATCGGCCGCACCTATGAAGCGATGCCGCTCTATATCCTCGGCGCGCTGGTCTATTTCGCGGTCAACTACGCCCTTTCGCTCGCCAGCCGGCGGCTGGAACGGCGCTTCTCCTTCATTAGGGAATAG
- a CDS encoding YdcH family protein: MSLASHLDELQRKHGDIERELTDAMNHPSVDDLEIVNLKRRKLAIKDEIEKLKAKPTTH; encoded by the coding sequence ATGTCTCTTGCATCCCATCTTGATGAGTTGCAGCGGAAACACGGTGATATCGAGCGCGAGCTCACCGATGCGATGAACCATCCGTCGGTCGACGACCTCGAAATCGTGAATCTCAAGCGGCGCAAGCTGGCAATCAAGGACGAGATTGAAAAACTGAAGGCGAAGCCGACGACGCACTGA
- a CDS encoding YdcH family protein gives MSEQEQADIRLEYSRLKQEHADFDAAINAMIATGCDPLQIQRMKKKKLFLKDRLMALEDRIIPDIIA, from the coding sequence ATGTCCGAACAGGAACAGGCTGACATCCGCCTCGAATATTCCCGCCTGAAGCAGGAACACGCCGATTTCGACGCCGCCATCAACGCGATGATCGCCACCGGCTGCGATCCCCTGCAGATCCAGCGCATGAAGAAGAAGAAGCTGTTCCTCAAGGACAGGCTGATGGCGCTGGAAGATCGTATAATCCCCGACATCATCGCCTGA
- a CDS encoding transporter substrate-binding domain-containing protein: MNDTSKRREFLKLGMAGLATAGVMSVAATVDAKKAAAQAAPESLLRTVLDRGKLIVGTGSTNAPWHFENDAGELVGMDITMGRILAKGLFDDPTKVEFVMQDPAQRIPNVTTNKVDITIQFMTMTAQRSQLINFSRPYYVEGVALLTLPSAENKTFDKLLAGGSATRISILQNVDAEQNVHLVLPQSQVMQIDTQANVLQALESKRVDAAAVDLSTVRWLASRNPDKYFDAGKSWFSMLYGAALRQGDPDWLAFVNTTFATAMFGHETALYDAAFKDYFGLEPPARHPGFPVI; this comes from the coding sequence GTGAACGACACATCCAAAAGGCGTGAATTTCTGAAACTGGGAATGGCTGGACTGGCAACGGCTGGCGTGATGAGCGTGGCGGCGACGGTCGACGCGAAGAAGGCGGCCGCGCAGGCAGCGCCGGAGAGCTTGCTGCGCACCGTGCTCGATCGCGGCAAGCTGATCGTCGGCACCGGCAGCACCAATGCGCCCTGGCATTTCGAGAACGATGCCGGCGAACTGGTCGGCATGGACATCACCATGGGCCGGATCCTGGCCAAGGGCCTGTTCGACGACCCGACCAAGGTCGAGTTCGTCATGCAGGACCCGGCGCAGCGCATTCCGAACGTGACCACCAACAAGGTGGACATCACCATCCAATTCATGACCATGACGGCCCAGCGCTCGCAGCTGATCAACTTCTCGCGGCCCTACTATGTCGAAGGCGTCGCCCTGCTGACGCTGCCTTCGGCCGAAAACAAGACATTCGACAAGCTGCTCGCCGGCGGTTCGGCAACACGCATATCCATCCTGCAGAACGTCGATGCCGAGCAGAATGTGCACCTCGTCCTGCCGCAGTCACAGGTGATGCAGATCGATACCCAGGCCAACGTGCTGCAGGCGCTGGAATCGAAGCGCGTCGACGCGGCCGCCGTCGATCTCTCGACGGTCCGCTGGCTCGCCTCGCGCAATCCCGACAAATACTTCGATGCCGGCAAGAGCTGGTTCTCGATGCTTTACGGCGCCGCACTGCGGCAAGGCGATCCCGACTGGCTGGCGTTCGTCAACACGACCTTCGCGACCGCAATGTTCGGTCATGAAACGGCGCTCTACGACGCCGCGTTCAAGGACTATTTCGGGTTGGAGCCGCCCGCGCGCCATCCCGGTTTTCCGGTCATCTGA
- a CDS encoding response regulator, with protein sequence MPEYSSFIRSIRVRYLSGLLIFALASTAVMFALNRVNSFRHDIDALSGNLVIFGRDLRNATNFAETTGTTWRAETRDGLVASARGHSERLSGEIETLTARLAELRPRLSKNSLNELDSASVNGDLFWSARDMVRNFNLMSVARKVDEWSYREIRNQNDLFAQPMLVRVRTAMDNERHLADAAGDRLLLWASGLLFAVLAIVALWVFRPMETAIRRAFAETAASLFKAEAADRAKSEFLANMSHEIRTPMNGVLGMAELLAKTELTTRQKTFTDVIVKSGNALLTIINDILDFSKINAGQMMLDPAPFRLTEAVEDVATLVSARVAEKNIELIVRVDPRLPSFVVGDAGRFRQIVTNLVGNAVKFTEKGHVLVDVGGEVMDGVVQLKVRVEDTGIGIPAEKLQSVFEKFAQVDGSSTRRHEGTGLGLAIAARLVDLMGGKIGVESEIGRGSVFWFAVPLPAHSQDARDEIVPVDVTGARVLVIDDNPVNREILLEQLRSWSFDCAAAESGAVGLAFLDRASQLGAAVDCIILDYQMPGMSGADVAKAIAADSRMSAIPVVILTSVDQVDFGKMVIDFGIAAHLTKPARSAVLLGTVISVIQKARSQVGKAHFVREAVAPKAAPAPAFTVIRGPAMPAPAAPEPAAASNGPIDILIAEDNDVNQLVFGQILNGLGLSYRIAGNGRTAVEMYKALRPRLILMDVSMPEMNGYEATGAIRQIERQSGSHTPIIGVTAHALKGDREKCIEAGMDDYLPKPISPDRLGSKIGTWLSETVAVKTA encoded by the coding sequence ATGCCGGAATATTCTTCCTTCATCCGGTCGATCCGGGTTCGTTATCTGTCTGGTTTGCTGATCTTCGCGCTGGCTTCCACAGCGGTCATGTTCGCGCTGAACCGCGTCAACTCCTTTCGTCATGACATCGACGCGCTGAGCGGCAATCTGGTCATCTTCGGCCGCGACCTGCGCAACGCCACCAATTTCGCCGAGACGACCGGCACGACCTGGCGCGCCGAGACGCGCGATGGCCTGGTGGCGTCGGCGCGCGGCCATTCGGAACGGCTTTCCGGCGAGATCGAGACCCTCACCGCCAGGCTCGCCGAGCTGAGGCCGCGCCTGTCGAAGAACAGCCTCAACGAGCTCGATTCGGCGTCCGTGAACGGCGACCTGTTCTGGTCGGCGCGCGACATGGTGCGCAACTTCAACCTGATGTCGGTGGCGCGGAAGGTCGACGAATGGAGCTACCGCGAGATCCGCAACCAGAACGACCTATTTGCGCAGCCAATGCTGGTCCGCGTCCGCACCGCCATGGACAATGAGCGTCATCTGGCCGACGCGGCCGGCGACAGGCTGCTTCTGTGGGCAAGCGGCTTGTTGTTCGCGGTGCTTGCCATCGTCGCTCTCTGGGTCTTCCGGCCGATGGAGACCGCGATCCGCCGCGCCTTTGCCGAGACCGCGGCATCGCTGTTCAAGGCCGAGGCCGCCGACCGCGCCAAGTCCGAATTCCTGGCCAATATGAGCCATGAGATCCGCACGCCGATGAACGGCGTGCTCGGCATGGCCGAGCTTCTGGCCAAGACCGAATTGACGACGCGCCAGAAGACCTTCACCGACGTCATCGTGAAGTCCGGCAATGCCTTGCTCACCATCATCAATGACATCCTCGACTTCTCCAAGATCAACGCCGGCCAGATGATGCTCGACCCCGCGCCCTTCCGTCTGACCGAGGCGGTCGAGGACGTGGCAACGCTGGTGTCGGCACGCGTCGCCGAAAAGAACATCGAGCTCATCGTCCGTGTCGATCCGCGGCTGCCGTCCTTCGTCGTCGGCGATGCCGGGCGCTTCAGGCAGATCGTCACCAACCTGGTCGGCAACGCTGTGAAATTCACCGAGAAGGGCCACGTGCTGGTCGATGTCGGCGGCGAGGTGATGGACGGCGTCGTCCAGCTCAAGGTTCGTGTCGAGGATACCGGAATCGGCATTCCGGCCGAGAAGCTGCAGAGCGTGTTCGAGAAATTCGCGCAGGTCGACGGCTCCTCGACGCGCCGCCATGAGGGCACCGGCCTTGGCCTGGCGATCGCTGCCCGCCTCGTCGATCTGATGGGCGGCAAGATCGGCGTCGAGAGCGAGATCGGCCGCGGCTCGGTCTTCTGGTTCGCCGTGCCGCTGCCGGCACACAGCCAGGACGCGCGTGACGAGATCGTGCCTGTCGACGTCACCGGTGCGCGCGTGCTTGTCATCGACGACAACCCCGTCAACCGCGAGATCCTTCTGGAACAGTTGCGGAGCTGGAGCTTCGACTGCGCCGCCGCCGAAAGCGGCGCCGTCGGCCTTGCCTTCCTCGACCGCGCCAGCCAGCTCGGCGCCGCTGTCGACTGTATCATCCTCGACTACCAGATGCCGGGCATGAGCGGCGCTGACGTTGCCAAGGCCATTGCCGCCGACAGCCGCATGTCGGCCATTCCGGTAGTCATCCTGACCTCGGTCGACCAGGTCGATTTCGGCAAGATGGTCATCGATTTCGGCATCGCCGCCCATCTGACCAAGCCGGCACGCTCGGCCGTCCTGCTCGGCACCGTCATCTCGGTCATCCAGAAGGCCCGCTCCCAGGTTGGCAAGGCACACTTCGTTCGCGAGGCGGTCGCGCCAAAAGCAGCGCCCGCGCCGGCTTTCACCGTCATTCGCGGTCCGGCCATGCCGGCGCCCGCCGCGCCGGAACCGGCGGCCGCGTCGAACGGCCCGATCGACATCCTGATCGCCGAGGACAATGACGTGAACCAGCTCGTCTTCGGCCAGATCCTCAATGGGCTCGGCCTCAGCTACCGCATCGCCGGCAACGGCCGCACGGCGGTCGAGATGTACAAGGCGCTGCGGCCCAGGCTGATCCTGATGGATGTCTCCATGCCGGAGATGAACGGCTACGAAGCCACCGGCGCCATTCGCCAGATCGAACGCCAGAGCGGCAGCCACACGCCGATCATCGGCGTCACCGCCCACGCGCTGAAGGGCGACCGCGAAAAATGCATCGAGGCCGGCATGGACGATTATCTGCCGAAGCCGATCTCGCCCGACCGCCTCGGCAGCAAGATCGGCACCTGGCTTAGCGAGACGGTGGCGGTGAAGACGGCTTGA
- a CDS encoding IclR family transcriptional regulator, which produces MQDGNGVMDRQGASEDKVSREKGLNRVLEILEYLHRTQRAIGIGDLAKGLNAPRSTTYTLVRSLVDAGLLEMAGDGNRVYFGKKLYLYGMDYVRGNDLLRRGRQEVDNLSRETGETSELCMLQSGRYTIVHSSPGTRPFRISSATGLQIPLPWTASGRLLLARFERADIEGMISEDDLVLPDGRRLRLDDFIADIATAGLAGYCITSGLVDAYTKCLAAPVFSAAGKVEATMCLVVPIDTSDEKTGGLLALLRQRAARLSMPG; this is translated from the coding sequence ATGCAAGACGGCAATGGCGTCATGGATCGGCAGGGTGCGAGCGAGGACAAGGTTTCCCGCGAGAAGGGCCTCAACCGGGTGCTGGAGATTCTGGAGTACCTGCACAGAACGCAGCGCGCGATCGGCATCGGCGATCTAGCCAAAGGGCTGAACGCGCCGCGTTCGACCACCTATACGCTGGTGCGTTCGCTGGTGGACGCAGGACTTCTGGAAATGGCCGGCGACGGCAACCGGGTCTATTTCGGCAAAAAGCTCTACCTCTATGGAATGGACTATGTGCGCGGCAACGACCTCTTGAGAAGGGGCCGCCAGGAAGTCGACAACCTGTCGCGCGAGACGGGCGAGACCTCCGAATTGTGCATGCTGCAAAGCGGCCGCTACACCATCGTCCATTCCAGTCCCGGCACGAGGCCGTTCCGCATCAGCTCGGCCACCGGCCTGCAGATACCGCTGCCGTGGACGGCATCGGGGCGTCTGCTTCTGGCCCGGTTCGAAAGAGCCGATATCGAGGGCATGATATCCGAGGACGATCTGGTGCTGCCGGACGGACGCAGGTTGCGGCTCGACGATTTCATTGCCGATATCGCGACCGCCGGGCTGGCTGGCTATTGCATCACCTCAGGACTTGTCGATGCCTATACCAAGTGCCTGGCCGCGCCCGTGTTCTCGGCGGCAGGCAAGGTCGAGGCGACGATGTGCCTGGTGGTTCCAATCGACACGTCCGATGAAAAGACCGGCGGGCTGCTTGCCCTGCTGCGCCAGCGCGCGGCGCGGCTATCGATGCCGGGATGA
- a CDS encoding lytic transglycosylase domain-containing protein — translation MRRFLRATLILLCGLGWAATAQAVPPPSAKQRLIDKVCNLIEAHAVGNGLPKDFFARLIWKESRFDPNAVSPVGAEGIAQFMPGTAKMRGLANPFDIEQAIPASAKYLAEMKVSYGNLGLAAAAYNAGENRVSRWLGSGGFLPMETESYVFDVMGEPVDKFADASYAGKIEPLDTKASFAAACRKLPVIMSQTVAMASINVKPWGVQVAGNFRRSAAVGQWLRVRSRFPTLLSNHDPVVSRVRTPIGRRGIYAVRIGADSRVEADGICGKLHSVGGACIVVRNR, via the coding sequence ATGCGGCGTTTCCTCAGGGCGACGCTGATCCTGTTGTGCGGATTGGGCTGGGCCGCAACGGCACAGGCCGTTCCGCCGCCGTCCGCCAAGCAGCGGCTGATCGACAAGGTCTGCAATCTGATCGAGGCGCATGCCGTCGGGAACGGCCTGCCCAAAGATTTCTTCGCCCGGCTGATCTGGAAGGAGAGCCGGTTCGATCCCAATGCGGTGAGTCCCGTCGGCGCCGAAGGCATTGCCCAGTTCATGCCGGGCACGGCAAAGATGCGGGGATTGGCCAATCCTTTCGACATCGAGCAGGCGATTCCCGCCTCGGCGAAATACCTCGCCGAAATGAAGGTCAGCTACGGCAATCTCGGCCTGGCCGCCGCCGCCTACAATGCCGGCGAGAACCGCGTGTCGCGCTGGCTCGGCTCCGGCGGCTTCCTGCCGATGGAGACCGAGAGCTATGTGTTCGACGTGATGGGCGAGCCGGTCGACAAGTTTGCGGACGCATCCTATGCCGGCAAGATCGAACCGCTCGATACCAAGGCAAGCTTCGCCGCCGCCTGCCGCAAGCTGCCGGTGATCATGTCGCAAACGGTTGCCATGGCCTCGATCAACGTCAAGCCCTGGGGCGTGCAGGTGGCCGGCAATTTCCGCCGCAGCGCCGCCGTCGGGCAGTGGCTGAGGGTGAGGAGCCGCTTCCCGACGCTGCTTTCCAACCACGATCCGGTGGTCAGCCGGGTGCGCACGCCGATCGGCCGGCGCGGTATCTACGCAGTCCGCATCGGCGCCGACAGCCGGGTCGAGGCCGACGGCATCTGCGGCAAGCTGCACAGCGTCGGCGGCGCCTGTATCGTTGTGCGCAACCGGTAA
- a CDS encoding TetR/AcrR family transcriptional regulator translates to MRYEKGRKDASRGRIMEVAAERFRCDGIAASGLAKIMSDAGLTNGAFYPHFQSKAALVRETVAAALEDQSEQIQEALAAGGLTMAIDAYLSAAHRDNPGKGCASAALLPEIAREPSETRQLYTERLLTLLRQVSAKLPRTRDPEGVAFGIFATLIGTLQMARAVEGTELSDRILAAGADAARTLIQPLEDEKAS, encoded by the coding sequence ATGCGCTATGAAAAGGGCCGAAAGGACGCATCGCGTGGCCGGATCATGGAGGTCGCCGCCGAACGCTTTCGATGCGACGGCATCGCCGCGTCCGGTCTGGCAAAAATCATGAGCGACGCAGGTCTGACGAACGGGGCCTTCTATCCCCACTTCCAGTCCAAGGCGGCGCTTGTCCGTGAGACCGTGGCGGCAGCTCTGGAGGATCAGTCGGAGCAGATCCAGGAAGCATTGGCCGCAGGCGGCCTGACAATGGCCATAGACGCCTATCTGTCGGCGGCGCACCGGGACAATCCCGGCAAGGGCTGCGCATCTGCCGCCCTGTTGCCGGAAATCGCACGTGAGCCATCCGAAACGCGTCAGCTCTATACCGAGCGCTTGCTGACCCTGCTGCGCCAGGTGTCGGCGAAATTGCCGCGGACCCGGGATCCGGAGGGCGTTGCGTTCGGCATCTTCGCCACCCTCATTGGCACGCTTCAGATGGCGCGCGCGGTGGAGGGGACGGAATTGTCGGATCGCATCCTGGCGGCAGGGGCCGATGCGGCGCGCACGCTGATCCAGCCGCTCGAGGATGAAAAGGCAAGCTAG
- a CDS encoding amino acid ABC transporter permease, with amino-acid sequence MGYALNFNLIWRHFDKLWGGLLLSLELAVISIAIGVVIGLVLAVWYVSAGRVVRAIIAGYVEFIRNVPLILLVYLVFYGLPTVIDLAYSAPTSFVLTLSVYSGAYLVEVFRSGLEAVPRGQLDAGKAIGLTPWQRLLHVRLPTMLRITLPALSNTFISLFKDTSIASVISVPELTYGAQWINFNTFRIVEVYLVTTAMYLVTGYALLFALRLVERRFRAAR; translated from the coding sequence ATGGGCTACGCGCTCAATTTCAACCTGATCTGGCGCCATTTCGACAAGCTGTGGGGCGGGCTACTGCTCAGTCTCGAGCTTGCCGTGATCTCGATCGCCATCGGCGTCGTCATCGGCCTGGTGCTGGCGGTCTGGTATGTCTCGGCCGGCCGCGTCGTGCGGGCGATCATCGCCGGCTATGTCGAGTTCATCCGCAACGTGCCGCTGATCCTGCTCGTCTATCTGGTCTTCTACGGCCTGCCGACGGTGATCGACCTCGCCTACAGCGCGCCGACCTCGTTTGTCCTGACACTATCGGTCTATAGCGGCGCCTACCTGGTCGAGGTCTTCCGTTCCGGCCTCGAAGCCGTCCCGCGTGGCCAGCTCGATGCCGGCAAGGCCATCGGCCTGACCCCATGGCAGCGGCTGCTCCACGTGCGCCTGCCGACGATGCTGCGCATCACCCTGCCGGCGCTGTCCAACACCTTCATCTCGCTGTTCAAGGACACCTCGATCGCTTCCGTTATCTCGGTGCCCGAGCTCACCTACGGCGCCCAGTGGATCAACTTCAACACCTTCCGCATCGTCGAGGTCTATCTGGTGACGACCGCAATGTATCTGGTGACCGGCTATGCGCTGCTGTTCGCGCTGCGGCTGGTCGAACGCCGGTTCAGGGCGGCGCGCTGA
- the ispG gene encoding flavodoxin-dependent (E)-4-hydroxy-3-methylbut-2-enyl-diphosphate synthase, with product MTGYFSSPFPRRTSVGVSVGGVVVGGGAPVVVQSMTNTDTADVDQTVAQVAALHRAGSEIVRITVDRDESAAAVPAIRDRLARLGVHVPLVGDFHYIGHKLLADHPACAEALAKYRINPGNVGFKDKKDRQFAAIVEMAIKYDKPVRIGVNWGSLDQELLTRLMDENQAQGFPLTAQEVTREAIVQSAILSAEMAEEIGLGRDKIILSAKVSGVQDLIAVYAELATRSNHALHLGLTEAGMGTKGIVASSAAMGILLQQGIGDTIRISLTPEPNGDRTREVQVSQELLQTMGFRQFVPIVAACPGCGRTTSTVFQELAQNIQADLRKNMPVWREKYPGVENLKVAVMGCIVNGPGESKHADIGISLPGTGETPTAPVFVDGKKAATLRGPSIAQDFEKMVADYIEQRYGRGKAAAE from the coding sequence ATGACCGGATATTTTTCTTCTCCCTTCCCGCGCCGGACATCGGTCGGCGTTTCCGTCGGTGGCGTGGTCGTCGGCGGCGGCGCGCCGGTCGTCGTGCAGTCGATGACCAACACCGACACCGCCGATGTCGACCAGACGGTCGCCCAGGTCGCGGCGCTGCACCGCGCCGGTTCCGAGATCGTGCGCATCACCGTCGACCGTGACGAGAGCGCGGCGGCCGTGCCCGCCATCCGCGACCGGCTGGCGCGACTCGGCGTCCACGTGCCGCTGGTCGGCGATTTCCATTATATCGGCCACAAGCTGCTTGCCGATCATCCGGCCTGCGCCGAGGCGCTGGCGAAATACCGTATCAATCCCGGCAATGTCGGCTTCAAGGACAAGAAGGACCGCCAGTTCGCCGCGATCGTCGAGATGGCGATCAAGTATGACAAGCCGGTGCGCATCGGCGTCAACTGGGGCTCGCTCGACCAGGAGCTGCTGACGCGGCTGATGGACGAGAACCAGGCGCAAGGCTTTCCGCTCACCGCGCAGGAGGTCACCCGCGAGGCGATCGTGCAGTCGGCGATCCTGTCGGCCGAAATGGCCGAGGAGATCGGCCTTGGCCGCGACAAGATCATCCTGTCGGCCAAGGTCAGCGGCGTGCAGGACCTGATCGCCGTCTACGCCGAGCTTGCCACCCGCTCCAACCATGCGCTGCATCTCGGCCTCACCGAGGCCGGCATGGGCACGAAGGGCATCGTCGCCTCGTCTGCCGCCATGGGCATCCTGCTGCAGCAAGGCATCGGCGACACGATCCGCATCTCGCTGACGCCGGAGCCGAACGGCGACCGCACGCGCGAGGTGCAGGTGTCGCAGGAACTGCTGCAGACCATGGGCTTCCGCCAGTTCGTGCCGATCGTGGCGGCCTGCCCCGGCTGCGGCCGCACCACCTCGACGGTGTTCCAGGAACTCGCCCAGAACATCCAGGCGGATCTGCGCAAGAACATGCCGGTTTGGCGCGAGAAATATCCGGGCGTGGAAAACCTCAAGGTCGCGGTGATGGGCTGTATCGTCAACGGTCCCGGCGAATCCAAGCATGCCGATATCGGCATTTCGCTGCCCGGCACCGGCGAGACGCCGACGGCGCCGGTGTTCGTCGACGGGAAAAAGGCGGCGACCTTGCGCGGTCCTTCGATCGCCCAGGATTTCGAGAAGATGGTCGCCGACTATATCGAGCAGCGATACGGCCGCGGCAAAGCCGCCGCGGAGTAG